From the Paraflavitalea soli genome, the window GCGGGGCGGCCCGGAGTTACTTTCTACCCAGCGGTAGGTGAGCATATCCGAGTTTTTAAGGCGGGTTAATAGTGGGTAAAGGGTGCCTTCCAGTATCTGCAGGTTGCAACCCCGCATTTCGTCCACAATATCACTCGGGTAAGCTTCCCCCCGGCGAATGATGGACAGAATGCAGAACTCCAGTATCCCCTTCCGCATCTGGCTTTGTGTGTTCTCGATATTCATACAATGCTACTGTTTTTTAAAACCGGCAGCAGGGGCTCATGGCTATACTTTCCTAAGAACTGTGTTGGCTATACTTGTGGTTGACCCCTTGCTGCCGGTCGATGTGATCATTTACAACACAAATATAGGGTGAATTTTAGTACTATGCAACACAAAGTACCTACCGTCCAAAGGTAATCTTTATAAACTGCTAATAAGTTTTGCCATAAATGCTGTCTGGATAAGCATTTGCACAGGATAAAGGCCGCGGAATAAGTTTTCAGGCAATGGATAAGCGGTTAATAACGCTGGATGAAAGGCGTCCACCCGGCCGGATG encodes:
- a CDS encoding PadR family transcriptional regulator, whose translation is MNIENTQSQMRKGILEFCILSIIRRGEAYPSDIVDEMRGCNLQILEGTLYPLLTRLKNSDMLTYRWVESNSGPPRKYFSLTPKGEEFYKELEATWNELANAVNQLTSKKESLVSTAGNVSFGFDSSNIPTNTSTTDKQDEQ